The Stappia sp. genome window below encodes:
- a CDS encoding stealth conserved region 3 domain-containing protein, with translation MPDTAICPDAIDVVYTWVDDTFPGYADQLGQYAATGHDRNPNRTRDNLEILRFSLRSLERFAPFVRKVHLLTCRPQVPGWLDTEHPDVVVHHHDAVMDPAILPTFNSFAIVSHLAKLPGVSERFLYCEDDMLFLNDARLADFLSRDGRAKIFAKARLAPVHSQLKADTETPWNLALATANVALDREFSPHRRRFLAHGPRLIERAVFEEMCDRFPAEIAATRTARFRTGDNVPPEYLYPHYLLETGRAVLADATDSRRMTGYASLENFLPWTWYQLLRLDRQRPVTATLNDSFNKAPNPRVVAHVRNTLRGWFPQPSRFERADATLPG, from the coding sequence ATGCCGGATACCGCCATCTGCCCCGACGCCATCGATGTCGTCTACACCTGGGTGGACGACACCTTTCCCGGCTACGCCGACCAGCTCGGGCAATATGCCGCGACCGGACACGACCGCAACCCGAACCGCACCCGCGACAATCTCGAGATCCTGCGCTTTTCCCTGCGCTCGCTGGAGCGCTTCGCGCCCTTCGTGCGCAAGGTGCATCTGTTGACCTGCCGCCCGCAGGTGCCCGGGTGGCTCGACACGGAGCATCCTGATGTCGTCGTCCATCACCACGACGCGGTGATGGACCCGGCGATCCTGCCGACCTTCAACTCCTTCGCCATCGTCAGCCATCTGGCGAAACTGCCCGGCGTCTCGGAACGCTTCCTCTACTGCGAGGACGACATGCTGTTCCTGAACGACGCGCGCCTCGCGGATTTTCTCAGCCGTGACGGGCGGGCGAAGATCTTCGCCAAGGCCCGCCTCGCGCCCGTCCATTCGCAGCTCAAGGCGGACACGGAAACCCCGTGGAACCTGGCGCTGGCCACGGCGAATGTCGCGCTGGACCGGGAGTTTTCTCCCCACCGCAGACGCTTTCTGGCGCATGGGCCGCGGCTGATCGAGCGTGCCGTCTTCGAGGAGATGTGCGACCGCTTCCCCGCCGAGATCGCGGCGACCCGCACCGCGCGCTTCCGCACCGGCGACAATGTTCCGCCGGAGTATCTCTACCCGCATTACCTTCTGGAGACGGGACGGGCGGTGCTCGCCGACGCAACCGACAGCCGCCGCATGACGGGCTACGCGTCGCTGGAGAACTTCCTGCCCTGGACCTGGTACCAGCTGCTGCGGCTCGACCGGCAGCGGCCGGTGACCGCCACCCTCAACGACAGTTTCAACAAGGCGCCCAATCCCCGCGTCGTCGCCCATGTGCGCAACACCCTGCGGGGCTGGTTCCCTCAGCCCTCGCGCTTCGAGCGCGCCGACGCGACGCTGCCCGGCTGA
- a CDS encoding glycosyltransferase family 4 protein, producing the protein MTRDARKSGGLRIVQICPYDMARPGGVQTHVRDLAAWLAGEGHAVRIVAPEPVEGVRQPGIDHCGRARRVKLFGTGFEISFAGRAHRRRLVAELRDWGADLVHLHTPWTPLMAWQVWRDLALPTVTTFHATLPDASARGLAARALRLAARHFLLRSRAVIVPSPTPLAHLRPEAVGVAAQVLPPSIDLAPWRAAGEAPSQPAGERLGEGEISLVFLGRFEARKGLDVLLDAWPEIAARASGVRLTVAGGGPMEPLLRSALQGPAGDRLTFVPTPDAATARRLVADADLLAAPSRYGESFGLVLIEAMAAGTLPVAAANAGYRTVLTGPGADLLVPPGDAGALAGRIVALARDAAARAALTDWAAAHATTFGIAATGPRFVEVYRRALAPDQVPPDRALKGQPGSVASARSKREG; encoded by the coding sequence ATGACCCGCGACGCGCGAAAGTCGGGCGGCCTGCGCATCGTCCAGATCTGCCCCTACGACATGGCCCGGCCCGGGGGCGTGCAGACCCATGTGCGCGATCTCGCCGCCTGGCTCGCAGGCGAGGGGCATGCGGTGCGCATCGTCGCGCCCGAGCCGGTGGAGGGGGTCCGCCAGCCCGGCATCGATCATTGCGGACGGGCCCGGCGGGTGAAACTCTTCGGCACCGGCTTCGAGATCAGCTTCGCGGGCCGCGCGCACCGGCGGCGTCTCGTTGCGGAGCTGAGAGATTGGGGCGCGGATCTGGTGCATCTGCACACGCCCTGGACGCCGCTGATGGCCTGGCAGGTCTGGCGGGACCTCGCCCTGCCGACGGTCACCACGTTTCATGCCACGCTGCCCGACGCCAGCGCGCGGGGGCTTGCGGCGCGGGCGCTGCGCCTTGCCGCGCGCCACTTTCTGCTGCGCTCGCGCGCCGTGATCGTGCCCTCGCCGACACCGCTTGCGCATTTGCGGCCCGAGGCGGTGGGGGTGGCCGCGCAGGTGCTGCCGCCCAGCATCGATCTCGCGCCATGGCGGGCCGCCGGCGAGGCGCCGTCGCAGCCGGCGGGCGAGCGCTTGGGGGAGGGGGAGATTTCCCTCGTCTTTCTCGGCCGCTTCGAGGCGCGCAAGGGGCTCGACGTGCTGCTCGACGCCTGGCCGGAGATCGCGGCGCGCGCGTCGGGCGTGCGGCTGACGGTCGCCGGCGGCGGGCCGATGGAACCGCTGCTGCGCTCAGCCCTTCAGGGGCCGGCGGGCGACCGGCTGACGTTCGTGCCGACGCCGGATGCCGCCACCGCGCGCCGGCTGGTGGCCGATGCGGATCTCCTCGCCGCGCCGTCGCGCTATGGCGAGAGCTTCGGGCTCGTCCTGATCGAGGCGATGGCGGCGGGCACCCTGCCGGTCGCCGCGGCGAATGCGGGATACCGGACGGTGCTCACCGGTCCCGGCGCCGATCTCCTGGTGCCGCCCGGCGATGCGGGGGCGCTGGCCGGCCGAATCGTGGCGCTCGCGCGGGACGCGGCGGCCCGCGCCGCGCTCACCGACTGGGCGGCGGCACATGCGACGACCTTCGGGATCGCGGCCACGGGACCGCGTTTCGTCGAGGTATACCGGCGGGCGCTCGCGCCGGATCAGGTGCCTCCGGATCGGGCCCTGAAAGGTCAGCCGGGCAGCGTCGCGTCGGCGCGCTCGAAGCGCGAGGGCTGA
- a CDS encoding MFS transporter gives MRQTEGFGDAVRRSFATGGVDSAYAWARLVLSMLLATIGGVGMWSVVVVLPAVQEEFGVDRADASLPYTATMVGFALGNLLIGRFVDRYGVTAPLALASAALGTGFLLAAQSPDLIVFTALQGAAIGFGAAATFGPLLADVSHWFEKRRGLAVAATASGNYFAGALWPLVLQAVMQDHGWRGAYLFAGIVCLVVLIPVAFLLRRPPPHMRAASDLVPRAEPMPARRIDLSPNQLQGLLIVAGLGCCVAMAMPQVHIVAYCVDLGYGVARGAEMLSLMLAAGIASRLISGVLADKIGGVPTLLIGAVLQCLALFLYIPYDGLASLYLVSLIFGLSQGGIVSSYAIVVREYLPAREAGRRVGTVITATIVGMALGGWMSGWIYDLTASYQAAFLNGIAWNGLNILVMVFILWRTRPARLAPA, from the coding sequence ATGCGACAGACGGAAGGGTTCGGCGACGCCGTCAGGCGCAGCTTCGCGACGGGCGGCGTGGACAGCGCCTATGCCTGGGCGCGGCTCGTCCTGTCGATGCTGCTCGCCACCATCGGCGGGGTCGGCATGTGGTCCGTCGTCGTCGTGCTGCCGGCGGTGCAGGAGGAATTCGGCGTCGACCGGGCTGACGCCTCGCTGCCCTACACGGCGACCATGGTGGGTTTCGCGCTCGGCAATCTGCTCATCGGCCGCTTCGTCGACCGCTACGGGGTGACGGCGCCGCTGGCGCTCGCCTCCGCGGCCCTTGGAACCGGCTTCCTGCTGGCCGCGCAATCGCCCGATCTCATCGTTTTCACCGCGCTTCAGGGGGCGGCGATCGGCTTCGGCGCGGCCGCGACCTTCGGGCCGCTGCTCGCCGATGTGTCGCACTGGTTCGAAAAGCGGCGCGGGCTCGCGGTCGCGGCGACCGCATCGGGCAACTATTTCGCCGGCGCGCTGTGGCCGCTGGTCCTGCAGGCCGTGATGCAGGATCACGGCTGGCGCGGGGCCTATCTCTTTGCCGGCATCGTCTGCCTCGTCGTGCTCATTCCGGTCGCCTTCCTGCTGCGTCGCCCGCCGCCCCACATGCGCGCGGCGTCCGATCTCGTCCCGCGCGCCGAGCCGATGCCGGCGCGACGCATCGACCTCAGCCCCAACCAGCTGCAGGGGCTGCTGATCGTGGCGGGGCTCGGCTGCTGCGTGGCCATGGCCATGCCGCAGGTGCATATCGTCGCCTATTGCGTCGATCTCGGCTATGGCGTCGCGCGGGGCGCGGAGATGCTGTCGCTGATGCTCGCCGCCGGGATCGCCAGCCGGCTGATCTCCGGCGTGCTCGCCGACAAGATCGGCGGCGTGCCGACGCTGCTGATCGGCGCGGTGCTGCAATGTCTCGCGCTCTTTCTCTACATCCCCTACGACGGGCTTGCCTCGCTCTATCTCGTGTCGCTGATCTTCGGCCTGTCGCAGGGCGGGATCGTGTCGAGCTACGCGATCGTGGTGCGCGAGTATCTGCCCGCGCGCGAGGCGGGGCGGCGCGTCGGCACGGTGATCACCGCGACCATCGTCGGCATGGCGCTGGGCGGCTGGATGTCGGGCTGG
- a CDS encoding hydratase, whose protein sequence is MTGNDPQPVSPQGLDPADARLADELLSIADGAGNRAPITDGDPGFDLARAYRVSAAIRDRRIARGARALGWKIGFTNRTIWDEYDVHAPIFGPVYDTTVARIDGEARCGIAHLMEPRIEPEIVFRIAAPLAPGLSEAELLARIDGVALGFELVQSPYPGWRFQAADTVAAFALHGLLRHRPFVAIAPDTRADWLARLSTFSLTLAKDGVAVDRGHADNVLGGPLSALKALVDGLPDTALAQAIGPGVLVTTGTLTRAFPVAPGETWETRIDGLPLPDIRLEMTV, encoded by the coding sequence ATGACCGGGAATGATCCGCAACCCGTTTCGCCACAAGGGCTCGATCCGGCGGACGCGCGGCTTGCCGACGAGTTGCTGTCAATCGCGGACGGGGCCGGGAACCGCGCACCGATCACCGATGGGGACCCGGGCTTCGATCTGGCGCGTGCCTATCGCGTGTCGGCGGCGATCCGGGATCGGCGCATCGCGCGCGGCGCGCGCGCGCTCGGGTGGAAGATCGGCTTCACCAACCGCACCATCTGGGACGAATACGATGTGCATGCGCCGATCTTCGGGCCGGTTTACGACACGACGGTCGCGCGGATCGACGGCGAGGCGCGCTGCGGCATCGCGCATCTGATGGAGCCGCGCATCGAGCCGGAGATCGTGTTTCGCATCGCGGCACCGCTTGCGCCGGGCCTGAGCGAGGCGGAGCTTCTGGCGCGGATCGACGGCGTGGCGCTCGGCTTCGAACTCGTCCAGTCGCCCTATCCGGGCTGGCGGTTTCAGGCGGCCGACACGGTGGCGGCCTTCGCGCTGCACGGGCTGTTGCGGCATCGCCCGTTCGTCGCCATCGCGCCGGACACCCGCGCCGATTGGCTCGCGCGATTGTCGACCTTCTCCCTGACGCTTGCGAAGGACGGGGTCGCTGTCGACCGGGGACACGCGGACAACGTGCTCGGCGGTCCGCTCAGCGCCCTGAAGGCGCTGGTCGACGGTCTCCCGGACACCGCGCTCGCGCAAGCGATCGGCCCCGGCGTCCTCGTCACCACGGGCACGCTGACGCGCGCCTTTCCGGTCGCGCCGGGCGAAACCTGGGAAACCCGGATCGACGGTCTGCCGCTTCCGGACATCCGTCTCGAGATGACGGTCTGA
- a CDS encoding CDP-alcohol phosphatidyltransferase family protein — MALFARPASFPLVWLLARTRVSPTAVTLSSVPLVAAMPAIALLAPPALAGPLVVLCACLFQVIDCVDGGLARATGRFSRLGGTLDFLIDMVQWGVFYATVGLLADQALGTGALWTALGLVAGWTRLYARVVRDAAEPARVETAGEGGETAPAGRMTPLDLIHAFFAGLSGALPVALLLAWWAEALPALLVFLLLYSAADVIEALALTVRRQAQ, encoded by the coding sequence GTGGCCCTGTTCGCCCGGCCGGCGAGTTTCCCGCTGGTGTGGCTGCTGGCGCGCACGCGCGTCTCGCCCACGGCCGTCACCCTGTCCTCGGTGCCGCTGGTGGCGGCGATGCCGGCGATCGCGCTGCTTGCCCCGCCCGCGCTCGCGGGGCCGCTCGTCGTGCTGTGCGCCTGTCTGTTTCAGGTGATCGATTGCGTCGACGGCGGGCTGGCGCGCGCCACCGGGCGCTTTTCGCGGCTCGGCGGGACGCTCGATTTCCTCATCGACATGGTGCAATGGGGCGTTTTCTACGCGACCGTGGGGCTGCTGGCGGATCAGGCGCTCGGGACCGGTGCGCTGTGGACAGCGCTGGGTCTCGTCGCGGGCTGGACGCGTCTTTACGCGCGCGTCGTGCGCGATGCGGCGGAGCCGGCGCGCGTCGAAACCGCCGGGGAGGGCGGCGAGACCGCTCCCGCCGGCCGGATGACGCCGCTCGATCTGATCCATGCCTTTTTCGCCGGCCTGAGCGGGGCGCTTCCGGTGGCGCTTCTGCTGGCCTGGTGGGCGGAGGCGCTGCCGGCCCTGCTGGTGTTTCTGCTCCTCTATTCGGCGGCCGACGTGATCGAGGCGCTGGCGCTCACCGTGCGGCGTCAGGCCCAATGA
- a CDS encoding metal-dependent hydrolase, translated as MDSLTQFALGAAVSTACLGKTLGPRKAALVGGVLGTLPDLDVFLPFDDPVDSFVFHRGWTHSLIVHALAAPLIGEVLVRLFRALRTQRLWVYATVYLCFATHALIDAITVYGTRILWPLYPDPVGVGSVFIIDPLYTLPLLAAVIWALFKRDWGRGFARGLTAALVVSTAYLGLSVVLQDRMEARARTIFADAGLAPERVFAIAAPFTTLVWKVIGLEDGRYHNLYLSFLDDPDARPRIYTHARGADLARCLDETPAFDKLAWFSRGFYRVEWVDDRIVVSDLRMGLTPGYAFRFAIARETGDGATVAIYPERDLSHRRNADGDVDWLLARLQGRPAVRMAEDLSPDPDGPVRRMC; from the coding sequence ATGGATTCTCTCACGCAATTCGCCCTCGGGGCCGCCGTGTCGACGGCCTGTCTCGGCAAGACGCTGGGCCCGCGCAAGGCGGCGCTCGTCGGCGGGGTGCTCGGCACGCTGCCCGATCTCGACGTGTTCCTGCCCTTCGACGATCCGGTCGACAGCTTCGTGTTTCATCGCGGCTGGACGCATTCGCTGATCGTGCATGCGCTCGCCGCGCCGCTGATCGGCGAGGTGCTGGTGCGCCTTTTCCGCGCCTTGCGCACGCAGCGCCTGTGGGTCTACGCGACCGTCTATCTGTGCTTCGCCACCCATGCGCTGATCGATGCGATCACCGTCTATGGCACGCGCATCCTGTGGCCGCTTTACCCCGATCCGGTGGGTGTGGGATCGGTCTTCATCATCGATCCGCTCTATACGCTGCCGCTGCTCGCGGCGGTGATATGGGCGCTGTTCAAACGCGACTGGGGCCGCGGCTTCGCGCGCGGACTGACGGCCGCGCTCGTCGTCAGCACGGCCTATCTCGGCCTTTCCGTCGTCCTGCAGGACCGGATGGAGGCGCGCGCCCGCACCATCTTCGCCGACGCGGGCCTCGCGCCGGAGCGCGTCTTCGCCATCGCCGCGCCCTTCACGACCCTCGTGTGGAAGGTGATCGGCCTGGAGGACGGGCGCTACCACAATCTCTATCTGTCGTTTCTCGACGATCCGGACGCGCGCCCGCGCATCTACACGCATGCGCGCGGCGCCGATCTGGCGCGCTGCCTGGACGAGACGCCGGCCTTCGACAAGCTCGCCTGGTTCAGCCGGGGGTTTTACCGCGTGGAGTGGGTGGACGACAGGATCGTCGTCTCCGATCTGCGGATGGGGCTGACGCCGGGCTATGCCTTCCGCTTCGCCATCGCCCGGGAGACGGGGGACGGCGCGACGGTCGCCATCTACCCCGAACGGGACCTCAGCCATCGCCGCAACGCGGACGGGGACGTCGACTGGCTGCTGGCGCGCCTGCAGGGCCGGCCGGCGGTGCGGATGGCCGAGGATCTCTCGCCGGATCCGGACGGACCCGTCCGGCGGATGTGCTGA
- a CDS encoding CDP-alcohol phosphatidyltransferase family protein, giving the protein MIDGLFKRHIDPLWESLSTPLIRLGMTPNQVTGTGLVLVAAVSAAYLWHENAALFGLTLAVAFAFDALDGAVARRRAMCTRSGGYFDAMVDRYQELVVLAAIAAVHDLWALALFALAGGVFTSYAKARTAIEIPISNEAWPDLFERLERVIFLCAMLLVAGAAPLAGLTATGVVTVGLAVYAGLSHLTAVQRMRRAVAMLTAADRERDG; this is encoded by the coding sequence ATGATCGACGGATTGTTCAAGCGCCACATCGACCCGCTGTGGGAGAGCCTGTCGACCCCGCTCATCCGCCTCGGCATGACGCCGAATCAGGTGACGGGCACGGGGCTCGTCCTCGTCGCGGCGGTCTCGGCAGCCTATCTGTGGCACGAGAACGCGGCGCTCTTCGGCCTGACGCTGGCGGTGGCCTTCGCCTTCGACGCGCTCGACGGCGCGGTGGCGCGCCGCCGCGCCATGTGCACCAGGTCGGGCGGCTATTTCGATGCCATGGTCGACCGCTACCAGGAACTGGTGGTGCTCGCGGCCATCGCCGCCGTGCACGATCTGTGGGCGCTGGCGCTCTTCGCGCTCGCCGGCGGGGTCTTCACCAGCTACGCCAAGGCCCGCACGGCCATCGAGATCCCCATCTCCAACGAGGCCTGGCCGGATCTGTTCGAGCGGCTGGAGCGCGTCATCTTCCTGTGCGCGATGCTGCTCGTGGCCGGGGCCGCGCCGCTGGCCGGGCTGACGGCGACGGGCGTCGTCACGGTCGGGCTCGCGGTCTATGCGGGCCTGTCGCATCTCACGGCGGTGCAGCGCATGCGCCGGGCGGTGGCGATGCTCACCGCCGCCGACCGGGAGCGCGACGGCTGA
- a CDS encoding FGGY family carbohydrate kinase: MQPRAEDLVIAADFGTSGVKVAALDPQLALIATATAAYPLSFPGPDRAEQAPDDWWAALGQALAELARAIPDLDARARALVFCAQMCGLVCVDARARLLRPAIIWMDKRAGALSRDMNGGFPAIAGYRIDKLLMWTRIANGAPSHNGMDPPAKMLWLKRHEPEVWAAADKLLDVKDWLILKATGACVTTADSANLTWMMDTRPGREGWSPRLAGRLGIPLDKLPEIVDGTAVAGHLGAAAAADLGLTEGLPVIAGAGDVGATAIGSGAMADGQLHAYAGTSAWLSGFFPSRRIDIFHAFATISSSASYRPLLIATQESAGTAFAWAARLMGGAAGDGDAALAALYEGIGEGRADDPVFVPWLAGERVPVDDDRLRGVFYGLSAQHDRAALLRATLEGVALNMRWALDKVARQKGVRHDLPIPLVGGAAVNPVFAQMLADALKRRIEVRAPRHAGVRGAAALAGTALGWFDRVEAATPVLASGPVAVYEPQEAGMARLDARAAWLDRHRKALISLYR, encoded by the coding sequence ATGCAGCCGCGCGCCGAGGATCTGGTGATCGCGGCGGATTTCGGCACCTCGGGCGTGAAGGTCGCCGCGCTCGATCCGCAGCTTGCGCTCATCGCCACCGCGACGGCCGCCTATCCGCTCTCCTTTCCCGGTCCCGACCGGGCGGAACAGGCGCCCGACGACTGGTGGGCGGCGCTGGGGCAGGCCCTTGCCGAGCTCGCCCGCGCGATCCCGGACCTCGATGCCCGCGCCCGGGCGCTGGTGTTCTGCGCGCAGATGTGCGGCCTTGTCTGCGTCGACGCGCGCGCGCGCCTGCTGCGCCCGGCGATCATCTGGATGGACAAGCGTGCGGGCGCGCTGTCGCGCGACATGAACGGCGGATTTCCCGCGATTGCCGGATACCGGATCGACAAGCTCTTGATGTGGACGCGCATCGCCAATGGCGCGCCGTCGCACAACGGCATGGACCCGCCGGCCAAGATGTTGTGGCTCAAGCGCCACGAACCGGAGGTCTGGGCGGCCGCCGACAAGCTGCTCGACGTCAAGGACTGGCTGATCCTCAAGGCCACCGGCGCCTGCGTGACGACCGCCGACAGCGCCAATCTGACCTGGATGATGGACACGCGCCCGGGCCGCGAGGGGTGGTCGCCCCGCCTTGCCGGCCGGCTCGGGATCCCGCTCGACAAGCTGCCGGAGATCGTCGACGGCACGGCGGTCGCCGGGCATCTGGGCGCGGCGGCGGCGGCCGATCTCGGCCTGACAGAGGGCCTGCCGGTGATCGCCGGCGCGGGCGACGTCGGCGCGACGGCCATCGGCTCCGGCGCCATGGCCGACGGACAGCTGCACGCCTATGCCGGCACCAGCGCCTGGCTGAGCGGATTCTTTCCCTCCCGGCGGATCGACATCTTTCATGCCTTCGCGACCATTTCGAGCAGCGCGTCCTATCGCCCGCTGCTGATCGCCACGCAGGAGAGCGCCGGCACGGCCTTTGCCTGGGCGGCGCGGCTGATGGGTGGCGCGGCCGGCGACGGGGATGCCGCGCTCGCCGCGCTCTACGAGGGGATCGGCGAGGGGCGGGCGGACGATCCCGTCTTCGTGCCGTGGCTCGCGGGCGAGCGCGTGCCGGTCGACGACGACCGGCTGCGCGGCGTCTTCTACGGGTTGAGCGCGCAGCACGACCGCGCGGCGCTGCTGCGCGCGACGCTCGAAGGGGTCGCGCTCAACATGCGCTGGGCGCTCGACAAGGTCGCGCGGCAAAAGGGCGTGCGCCACGATCTGCCCATTCCGCTGGTCGGCGGGGCGGCGGTGAACCCCGTGTTCGCGCAGATGCTTGCCGATGCGCTCAAGCGGCGGATCGAGGTGCGCGCGCCGCGTCACGCGGGCGTGCGCGGGGCCGCCGCGCTCGCCGGCACGGCGCTCGGCTGGTTCGACCGGGTGGAGGCGGCGACACCGGTGCTTGCGTCGGGCCCGGTCGCGGTCTACGAGCCGCAAGAGGCGGGCATGGCGCGTCTCGATGCGCGCGCCGCATGGCTCGACCGCCACCGCAAGGCGCTGATTTCGCTCTATCGCTGA
- a CDS encoding 3-hydroxyacyl-CoA dehydrogenase NAD-binding domain-containing protein: protein MTEPVRYSVDQDIALIAVDNPPVNALSQAVRAGLKAAMERFAADPQARIAVLYGLGRTFIAGADIKEFGKPMAEPFLPDVIAAIEASDKPVIAALHGTALGGGLEVALGCHARVALATAKVGLPEVTLGILPGAGGTQRLPRLTGAEAALDLITSGRHVGAREAETLGIVDAVVEGDDVLEAGRVFARGFLEGGAALRRTGEIDPGAKPEEVFASVRAATKKRARGQLSPMVAIDAVEAAYDLPFADGMARERALFTELMNSDQRAGLIHAFFAERAVSKIPEAGTATARRVESVGVIGGGTMGSGIAVAALNSGLSVTLIERDAESVERARGIVSRLLDDGVRRGKLTQDKRDALLSEAFSTSTEYAALSDADLVIEAVFEDMDVKKQVFAKLDAVAKPGAILATNTSYLDVNEIAAATTRPQDVIGFHFFSPAHVMRLLEVVVADKTAPDTVVTGFALAKRMKKVAVRAGVCDGFIGNRLLNTYRKAADYMVEDGASPYEIDKALVDFGFAMGPFAVGDLAGLDIAWAGRKRRAATRDPRERVVGFADRLCERGWFGQKTGRGFYLYEEGARRGTPDPEVIAIIEAERAEKGITPRDFTHEEIIRRYMAAMVNEAAKTVEEGIALRPLDVDVTMLMGYGFPRWRGGPMHYADAQGLDTILADLRRFGEEDAFFWEPAPLLVKLAEAGETFASLNDRN, encoded by the coding sequence GTGACCGAGCCCGTTCGTTACTCCGTCGATCAGGACATCGCGCTGATCGCCGTCGACAATCCGCCGGTGAACGCGCTGTCGCAGGCCGTGCGTGCCGGCCTCAAGGCGGCCATGGAGCGTTTCGCCGCGGACCCGCAGGCCAGGATCGCGGTTCTCTACGGCCTCGGGCGCACCTTCATCGCCGGCGCGGACATCAAGGAATTCGGCAAGCCGATGGCCGAGCCGTTCCTGCCGGACGTCATCGCCGCCATCGAGGCCTCGGACAAGCCGGTGATCGCCGCGCTGCACGGCACGGCGCTCGGCGGCGGGCTGGAAGTGGCGCTTGGCTGTCATGCCCGCGTGGCGCTTGCCACCGCCAAGGTGGGACTGCCGGAGGTCACGCTCGGCATTCTGCCCGGAGCGGGCGGCACCCAGCGCCTGCCGCGTCTGACGGGGGCGGAGGCCGCGCTCGACCTCATCACCAGCGGCCGGCACGTCGGCGCGCGCGAGGCGGAAACGCTCGGCATCGTGGATGCGGTCGTGGAGGGCGACGACGTGCTCGAGGCGGGTCGCGTCTTCGCGCGCGGGTTTCTGGAAGGGGGCGCCGCGCTTCGGCGCACGGGCGAGATCGATCCGGGCGCCAAGCCCGAGGAGGTCTTTGCTTCCGTGCGGGCCGCGACGAAAAAGCGGGCGCGCGGCCAGCTCTCGCCGATGGTGGCCATCGACGCGGTGGAAGCGGCCTATGATTTGCCCTTCGCCGACGGCATGGCGCGCGAGCGCGCGCTCTTTACCGAGCTGATGAACTCCGACCAGCGCGCCGGGCTGATCCACGCCTTCTTCGCCGAACGCGCGGTCTCCAAGATCCCCGAGGCCGGCACGGCGACGGCGCGGCGGGTGGAGAGCGTCGGCGTGATCGGCGGCGGCACCATGGGCAGCGGCATTGCCGTCGCGGCGCTCAATTCCGGGCTCTCCGTCACGCTGATCGAGCGCGACGCGGAGAGCGTGGAGCGCGCGCGCGGCATTGTCTCCAGGCTGCTCGACGACGGGGTGCGGCGCGGCAAGCTCACGCAAGACAAGCGCGATGCGCTGCTGTCGGAGGCCTTTTCCACCAGCACGGAGTATGCCGCCCTGTCCGACGCCGATCTGGTGATCGAGGCGGTCTTCGAGGACATGGACGTCAAGAAGCAGGTCTTCGCGAAGCTCGACGCGGTCGCGAAGCCCGGCGCGATCCTGGCGACGAACACCTCCTACCTCGACGTCAACGAGATCGCGGCGGCCACCACGCGCCCGCAGGACGTGATCGGCTTCCACTTCTTCTCGCCCGCCCATGTGATGCGGCTCCTGGAGGTGGTCGTCGCCGACAAGACGGCGCCCGACACGGTGGTCACCGGCTTCGCGCTCGCCAAGCGCATGAAGAAGGTCGCGGTGCGCGCCGGCGTGTGCGACGGCTTCATCGGCAACCGGTTGCTCAACACCTACCGCAAGGCCGCCGACTACATGGTCGAGGACGGGGCGAGCCCTTACGAGATCGACAAGGCGCTGGTCGACTTCGGCTTCGCGATGGGGCCCTTCGCCGTCGGCGATCTCGCCGGTCTCGACATCGCCTGGGCGGGCCGCAAGCGGCGCGCGGCGACCCGCGACCCGCGCGAGCGCGTCGTCGGCTTCGCGGACCGTCTTTGCGAACGCGGCTGGTTCGGCCAGAAGACCGGGCGCGGGTTCTACCTTTACGAAGAGGGCGCCCGGCGCGGCACGCCCGACCCGGAGGTGATCGCGATCATCGAGGCGGAGCGGGCGGAAAAGGGCATTACTCCGCGCGACTTCACGCATGAGGAGATCATCCGCCGCTACATGGCGGCGATGGTCAACGAAGCGGCGAAGACCGTGGAGGAAGGCATTGCGCTGCGTCCGCTCGACGTCGATGTCACCATGCTGATGGGCTACGGCTTCCCGCGCTGGCGCGGCGGGCCGATGCATTATGCCGACGCGCAAGGGCTCGACACCATCCTCGCCGACCTGCGCCGCTTCGGCGAGGAAGACGCCTTCTTCTGGGAGCCGGCGCCGCTGCTGGTCAAACTGGCCGAGGCGGGCGAGACCTTCGCCTCGCTCAACGACAGGAACTGA